The Coregonus clupeaformis isolate EN_2021a chromosome 8, ASM2061545v1, whole genome shotgun sequence genome has a segment encoding these proteins:
- the LOC123491527 gene encoding thrombospondin-3b-like, with amino-acid sequence MDMGRLVLRLLLASAAVLLGFTRASEMQVIDMLELHDAKQSASAVGKMSGALGFVSDLYLVSTLRLPPKLGGVLLGVYNKDDNRKYLEVALMGKVNKVLVRYVREDGKLHTVNLQNPGLSDGRTQSLILRVGGLQRNHLHMELYVNCRLADSAQVLPSLVQLPAEAESVEIRNGQKAYARLQGSVDSLKLALGGSIAKAGILTDCPFQGDTYFQNSVGADVNAILGDHTKALIGQLIIFNQILGELREDIREQVKEMSLIRNTILECQVCGFHETHSRCEPNPCYKSVPCTDTREYPGYRCGACPDGMMGNGTHCQDIDECALAQPCFSPEGCVNTAKGFTCEPCPVGFSGPLLSGLGVKFAKSHKQKCTDVDECADLSKTCVPNSVCINTEGSFRCGPCKESFVGNQTVGCFLRRSCATLGFNPCDVNAHCIIKGAARVSCECNVGWAGNGHTCGPDTDIDGYPDQPLPCIDNDYHCRADNCVNTPNSGQEDADGDGIGDQCDEDADGDSIKNVEDNCRLVPNKDQQNSDTDSYGDACDNCPNVPNSSQKDTDGNGAGDTCDNDIDGDGIPNVLDNCPKVPNPMQTDRDGDRVGDACDSCPEVNDPMQSDMDNDLVGDVCDTNQDIDGDGHQDSRDNCPDVPNSSQLDSDNDGIGDECDDDDDNDGIPDTRPPGPDNCRLIPNPSQTDTDGNGVGDMCENDFDNDSVIDLIDVCPESAEVTMTDFRAYQTVILDPEGDAQIDPNWIVLNRGMEIVQTMNSDPGLAIGYTAFNGVDFEGTFHINTATDDDYVGFIFGYQDSSSFYVVMWKQTEQTYWQSLPFRAMAQPGLQLKAVKSRTGPGEYLRNALWHTGDTPGEVTLLWKDPRNVGWKDKTSYRWHLSHRPQVGYINVRLYEGMTLVADSGMVVDTSMRGGRLGVFCFSQEQIIWSNLGYRCNDTVPEDYEFYRKQIHVRV; translated from the exons ATGGATATGGGGAGGCTTGTGCTACGTTTGCTGCTTGCAAGCGCAGCGGTTCTCTTGGGCTTCACCAGAGCTTCAGAAATGCAAG TGATTGACATGCTGGAGCTGCACGACGCCAAGCAGAGTGCGTCCGCGGTGGGGAAGATGTCGGGGGCTCTGGGCTTCGTGTCGGACCTGTACCTGGTGTCCACTCTTCGTCTGCCGCCCAAACTGGGAGGAGTGCTGTTGGGTGTCTACAACAAAGACGACAACAGGAAGTACCTGGAGGTGGCCCTCATGGGCAAGGTCAACAAAG TTCTGGTGCGCTATGTACGCGAGGATGGTAAACTCCACACAGTGAACCTCCAGAACCCCGGCCTCTCCGATGGACGCACCCAGTCACTCATCCTCCGTGTGGGTGGGCTCCAACGAAACCATCTCCACATGGAACTCTATGTCAACTGCCGATTGGCCGACTCAGCACAGGTCCTGCCGTCCTTGGTCCAGCTCCCAGCAGAGGCGGAGTCTGTGGAGATACGCAACGGGCAGAAGGCCTATGCCAGGCTACAG GGCTCAGTGGACTCTTTGAAACTGGCTTTGGGTGGCTCCATAGCCAAAGCAGGAATCCTGACCGACTGTCCGTTTCAGGGAGATACATATTTTCAGAATTCAG TTGGCGCCGATGTCAATGCCATTCTGG GTGACCACACCAAGGCTTTGATTGGCCAGCTGATCATCTTCAATCAGATCCTGGGCGAACTCCGAGAGGACATCAGGGAACAG GTAAAGGAGATGTCTCTGATTAGGAACACCATCCTGGAGTGCCAAGTGTGTG GCTTCCACGAGACCCATTCTCGCTGTGAGCCCAACCCTTGCTATAAGAGCGTGCCCTGTACAGACACCCGGGAGTACCCAGGGTACCGTTGTGGTGCCTGCCCAGATGGCATGATGGGGAATGGCACCCACTGCCAGGACATTGATGAG TGTGCTCTAGCCCAGCCCTGTTTCTCACCCGAAGGGTGCGTAAACACGGCAAAGGGCTTCACCTGTGAACCATGTCCTGTCGGCTTCTCAGGACCCCTCCTTAGCGGGCTTGGGGTGAAGTTCGCCAAGAGCCACAAGCAG aaGTGCACAGATGTGGATGAGTGTGCTGACCTCTCCAAAACCTGCGTGCCCAACTCTGTCTGCATCAACACAGAG GGCTCGTTCAGGTGTGGTCCGTGTAAGGAGAGCTTCGTGGGCAACCAGACTGTGGGCTGTTTCCTGCGGAGGTCCTGCGCCACGCTTGGCTTCAACCCCTGTGACGTCAACGCCCACTGCATCATAAAGGGTGCTGCCAGGGTCTCCTGCGAG TGTAATGTGGGCTGGGCAGGTAATGGGCATACATGTGGTCCAGACACAGACATCGATGGCTACCCTGACCAGCCTCTCCCCTGCATAGACAATGACTATCACTGCCGAGCC GACAACTGTGTGAACACGCCCAACTctggccaggaggacgcagacGGAGATGGTATAGGTGACCAGTGTGATGAAGATGCGGACGGAGACAGCATCAAGAACGTGGAG GACAACTGCCGTCTGGTCCCCAACAAGGATCAACAGAACTCGGACACAGACTCATATGGGGACGCGTGTGACAACTGCCCCAACGTTCCCAACAGCAGCCAGAAGGACACAGACGGCAACGGGGCTGGGGACACCTGTGACAATGACATTGATGGGGATG GTATCCCAAACGTGCTGGACAACTGTCCCAAGGTGCCCAACCCTATGCAGACTGACCGTGACGGGGATCGAGTGGGGGATGCCTGTGACAGCTGCCCAGAAGTCAACGACCCCATGCAG TCTGATATGGACAACGACCTGGTGGGAGATGTGTGTGACACCAACCAGGACAT AGATGGGGATGGCCACCAGGACTCCAGGGACAACTGTCCAGATGTCCCTAACAGCTCACAGCTGGACTCAGACAACGACGGCATCGGTGACGAATGCGACGATGACGACGACAATGATGGCATTCCAGATACGAGACCTCCCGGGCCAGATAACTGCCGTCTCATCCCTAACCCCAGCCAGACAGACACTGATG GAAATGGCGTTGGTGACATGTGCGAGAATGACTTTGACAACGACTCAGTGATCGACTTGATTGACGTGTGTCCAGAGAGCGCTGAAGTCACAATGACCGACTTCAGAGCCTATCAGACGGTCATCCTGGACCCGGAGGGCGATGCCCAAATCGACCCCAACTGGATAGTGCTCAATCGG GGTATGGAAATTGTTCAAACCATGAACAGTGACCCTGGTTTGGCCATAG GCTATACAGCCTTTAACGGGGTAGACTTTGAGGGGACGTTCCACATCAACACGGCCACAGATGATGACTACGTGGGCTTCATCTTCGGCTACCAGGACTCGTCCAGCTTCTACGTGGTCATGTGGAAACAGACGGAGCAGACCTACTGGCAGTCGCTGCCTTTTAGGGCCATGGCCCAGCCAGGCCTGCAACTGAAG GCAGTGAAGTCACGTACGGGTCCAGGCGAGTACCTCCGTAACGCCCTGTGGCACACGGGCGACACCCCAGGTGAGGTCACCCTGCTGTGGAAGGACCCCCGGAATGTGGGCTGGAAGGACAAGACATCCTACCGCTGGCACCTCAGCCACCGCCCGCAGGTGGGCTATATCAA